The following are encoded in a window of Scophthalmus maximus strain ysfricsl-2021 chromosome 6, ASM2237912v1, whole genome shotgun sequence genomic DNA:
- the dusp7 gene encoding dual specificity protein phosphatase 7, translating to MRINHLRRGAAIVTATATAATTTTTTTTTTTTTTMSSKSAEWLQEELESAAGALLLLDCRAHELYESSHVESAINLAIPGLMLRRLKKGNLPIRSIIPNNEDKEKFVRRCKTDVVVLYDEATSERQESALGSSVLGLLLQKLRDDGCKAFYLEGGFNKFQSEYPEHCETNLDCSCPSSSPPASVLGLGGLRISSDCSDGESDREPGSATESEGSPLPSNQPAFPVQILPYLYLGCAKDSANLDVLSKYNIKYILNVTPNLPNMFEHEGDFKYKQIPISDHWSQNLSQFFPEAISFIDEARSKKCGILVHCLAGISRSVTVTVAYLMQKLNLSLNDAYDFVKRKKSNISPNFNFMGQLLDFERTLGLNSPCDNHSSSPTHDQLFFTTPTNHNVFQLDTLEST from the exons ATGAGAATCAACCACCTGCGGAGAGGCGCTGCGATCGTGACCGCGACGGCGACGGCggcgaccaccaccaccaccaccacgaccacgaccacgacgacgacgatgtcGAGTAAGAGCGCGGagtggctgcaggaggagctggagtcCGCGGCCggcgcgctgctgctgctggactgcAGGGCGCACGAGCTGTACGAGTCGTCGCACGTCGAGTCCGCCATCAACCTGGCCATCCCGGGCCTCATGCTGCGCCGGCTGAAGAAGGGCAACCTGCCCATCCGCTCCATCATCCCCAACAACGAGGACAAGGAGAAGTTCGTCCGGCGCTGCAAGACGGACGTGGTGGTGCTGTACGACGAGGCGACCTCGGAGCGCCAGGAGTCCGCGCTGGGCAGCTCCGtgctggggctgctgctgcagaagctgCGGGACGACGGGTGCAAGGCGTTCTACCTGGAGG ggGGCTTCAACAAGTTCCAGTCCGAGTATCCGGAGCACTGTGAAACCAACCTGGACTGCTCCTGTCCCAGCAGCTCCCCGCCGGCCTCCGTCCTGGGCCTGGGAGGACTTCGCATCAGCTCCGACTGCTCCGACGGGGAGTCGGACCGCGAGCCGGGCAGCGCCACCGAGTCGGAGGGCAGCCCCCTCCCCAGCAACCAGCCGGCGTTCCCCGTCCAGATCCTGCCGTACCTTTACCTGGGCTGTGCCAAAGACTCCGCCAACCTGGATGTGCTCAGCAAGTACAATATCAAGTACATTCTCAACGTGACGCCCAACCTGCCCAACATGTTCGAGCACGAGGGCGACTTCAAGTACAAGCAGATCCCGATCTCCGATCACTGGAGCCAGAACCTCTCGCAGTTTTTCCCAGAGGCCATTTCCTTCATAG ACGAGGCGCGCTCGAAAAAGTGCGGCATCCTGGTCCACTGCCTGGCCGGGATCAGCCGCTCCGTCACCGTCACGGTGGCCTACCTGATGCAGAAGCTCAACCTGTCGCTCAACGACGCCTACGACTTCGTCAAGCGGAAGAAGTCGAACATTTCCCCCAACTTCAACTTCATGGGCCAGCTCCTGGACTTTGAGCGGACGCTGGGCCTCAACAGCCCCTGCGACAACCACTCGTCCTCGCCGACGCACGACCAGCTCTTCTTCACCACCCCGACCAATCACAATGTGTTTCAACTGGACACGCTGGAgtccacatga